A DNA window from Arachis duranensis cultivar V14167 chromosome 3, aradu.V14167.gnm2.J7QH, whole genome shotgun sequence contains the following coding sequences:
- the LOC107479025 gene encoding uncharacterized protein LOC107479025, whose amino-acid sequence MGAIPEKCGDPGPCLVTCTIGGIQFVDCMCDLGACVSIMPLSVYDALMLPPLKWSAARFVLADKIIISVVGVAEDVLVSINRLTFPIDFYILGMPLNYSGRPSSILLGRPFLKTSWFKLNAFSGTYSFEINGRAVSFNLDEAMRHLLDDHSVFRCDMIDDIVAEVHQDAVHEKNVVQGISVGKLPKYDEDTLPPPVLPDDQVPSHKQNMEPKPLPPHLKYAYLEENQKLPVIIAKKLNSQQEERLLNIL is encoded by the coding sequence ATGGGTGCTATACCGGAGAAATGTGGTGATCCCGGTCCTTGTCTAGTTACTTGCACTATAGGTGGTATACAATTTGTTGATTGCATGTGTGACCTAGGTGCTTGTGTTAGCATTATGCCTTTATCTGTTTATGATGCATTAATGCTTCCACCGTTGAAATGGTCAGCGGCCCGTTTTGTTTTGGCAGATAAAATTATAATCTCGGTGGTTGGCGTTGCGGAAGACGTCTTAGTGAGCATCAATAGGTTGACTTTTCCAATtgatttctatattcttgggATGCCCCTTAATTACTCTGGAAGACCATCATCTATATTACTAGGGAGGCCGTTCTTGAAAACCTCTTGGTTTAAATTGAACGCTTTTTCGGGTACCTACTCCTTTGAAATTAATGGAAGAGCAGTGAGTTTTAATCTCGATGAGGCTATGAGGCATCTACTGGATGACCATTCTGTCTTCCGGTGTGATATGATTGATGATATTGTGGCCGAAGTCCACCAGGATGCAGTTCATGAGAAGAACGTGGTTCAAGGtataagtgtggggaaactccCTAAATATGATGAAGACACCTTACCACCTCCGGTGCTACCGGATGATCAAGTGCCAAGCCATAAGCAAAATATGGAACCGAAGCCACTTCCACCCCATCTTAAGTATGCCTATCTTGAAGAGAATCAAAAGCTCCCAGTGATCATTGCAAAAAAGCTTAACTCCCAACAAGAGGAAAGATTGCTTAATATACTATGA